CTTACTGTGGGTTGTCGATACTTTTGTCTTCTTCGCAGCCGAGAATGTGATCCCGTTAATATCGttccctccgaagatcatgttgGTCATTTTGTATTGAGGTTCCTCTCCTTCTTTCGAGGTTTGCGTGTCGCTCCTGTCCCGGCCGTAATtatttttggctcggtcactcaagaattcccTGAGATGACCGTTTTTAATAGTGTTGCCACTTCTCACGGAGGTGCCGGCAGTCCCCAGTCCGTTGACCATTAGTGTCGTGGTATTCACACTATAAATGTGGATCCCTTTGGCTGGGATCGTACCATATCGATCTCGGGAATCTTGCCTCTTTGATATCTCTCATGGTCGACACTAACTCTACCATACTGATGTTAAAGTTATATTGTGATAATTTTAGATGGGAAGGACCTCGTGGCCCCAAAGTTTCTCTATCCTGCAGCGATCTGTTATTCCGCCTGCGATCAGCTCTCTTGTCATTGGTAAACTTATCCACCGACCGGAAGCTCCTGTCGTGACCTTCCATCTGCTTGTAGGGTAGAAACCGGCCCCTTGAAACTAGTCTATTTGATTCGACATTGCCTTTCATTTTTTCCTTGCTATTCTCCTGTCCTTTTGCTGGTGACGGGAAATCAAcctgatcatcttcgatcctaatctttgactcgtaccggttggGGACATCTGCCCAAGTTGTTGCTCAAAACTCGAGCAGACTTTCCTTTAACTCCCGGGAAGCATCTGAACTTCTCGGGTTTAAATCCTTAGTCAacgcttcagctgcccattcgtACGGGACAACCAGTAATAACATCCTTTCCTTTTGGAACCGGCTAACGCACCTTCGTAATAATTCGGATTCTCCCTGCGCGATCCTGAATATGTCAGTTTCTGGGCTTGTACCTTTTTGGAATCGGTATGGGCCTTGATGAACGAATCCGCGAGCatttcaaaggaatctatggaatgctcaaGTAATAATGAGTACCATGTCAAGGCGCCCCTCATGAGAGTCTCACCAAATTTTATCAATAATACGAactcaatttcgtgaggagccagatcatttcctttcactgttgttgtgtagGTGGTGATATGTTCATGTGGATCTGAAGTTCCGTTGtatttcagcacttcaggcattcTAAATCGCTTGAGTATTAATTTCGGGGTCGCACTCGGTTTGTACGGTAATTGGATGTACTTCTTCGAGCTCGGGTCTTTCAATACCGGGGGTGCTCCCGGGATTTGGTCCATACGGGCGTTTTACTTCCTTTATGAACCGCAAGAGTTCCTCCTTGAACGGATCGTTATCGCTGTTGAGTCCAGATCTGCTCCATCAGCCCCGTCGGAGCCAACTTCGCCCCTaggagtgttgttgtcgactctctGCGTTGTTTGGTTTGTAGGAACAACGGGAGGAATTGGATCTCGCCTATTTACATTATTTGAAGCGCCCGATAGCCCTTGTTTTAACTCTGTCATGACCTGATCCTGCCGCGTGAGGTGGCCTAAGATGATTGCTTGTTGCTCTAGCGGGATCCTTACCACATCTGCTACATGCCCCTAGTTAGCATCATCTGGAATCGCTTCCCGCACTTGTCTCGGGTACCGCCCATCATACACCAGCGTGACATCTTTCCCCTCATCGCGAGTGTCGCTGATTGAGTCCTCAAAATGGGGGTGTTCCCCTTGAACCTCAGGATTGTGAGTGTTGTTAATGGTATTGATTGCCGTTATTTGTGATTTTGCTAAGACAAGAACGATCAAGCCTTGCAAGTGGAGGAGGTAAGGATCAATTTAACCATacgactgtctaggccccacggtgggcgccaaactatttacccgaaaTATGATACAGTTAAATTTGTTCGTGATTTCTAGACAGATGAATCAATTTGATCTCAAAAGATAATGAATTAATCAATTTCCGTACAAGATACTAAGCTCAAATGTAGATAAATCGATAGATTTGGAGAGCCTTGGAACAGGGTTTCCGGGCACGATGATGATAAGAACAACAAGCTAGAGAGAGAAATAATATCAAAATGTTGTATTAGAATATGTTCTTTGATGCCTAGAAAATCGCCCCTTACAATGATAGCTGAGCCTATTATTTATAGCACATAGGGCGTAATGGTCGGGCCCACCACTAATGATAATTATCGAGGTGTGATAATAAAAACCTAACGGTAAACATAAATGTTCAGATTTTTTTAATTAGCCCTTACTCTTTAATACTGtaaaatattcttcattaaatatcTTCGTGTGCAACATGCTTAATGCCCTTACGGACTTGCCTTCTTCGGTGACACACGAGGTAGTTGTGCCCGATTTTTCATCCTCCCAATTTTGATTCCACGTGTCCCCTAACGTATTTTACCCGATACAAGTATGTGCACTAACATATATCGTGTGTGTGCCTTATACCTGCTACTGTTAGTTAAATTATATCGGAAAATCGTGTAATAATTAACCTGCTACTGTTAGTTAAATTGTATTGATCAATTATGTAAATTATTTTGCACTATTACCTTGTAATGTTTTCTAATTATTATATTGGCACACGAGTTCTTGTAAGCGGTTGGTTACTCGTTTGATAGTGGCATTAGTTTATCATAAAACTTGTAATGTGTTGGCATCTTAAACGTTATTGTTCTGGAGTATTAGTTTCTCATAGTTTAGTATTTCTTTTCAAAACTTTCACTATTTCAATTTAGCTAACACACTTTTCTTATTAGTCCAATCCAAAAAAATAACACatttttacaattatatggtacaattgaatttgttgGTATATCAACATTCTCTATTTCTATGCACTCCAAACAAACAAGGCCATATGCAATTTAAATGCACGAAGGACCTTTAATTGTGTGTAATGTGTTTTAGGTGCCAATAATTTGTGTTTTATTTCCGTGCTCTTCAATTAGTGGAAGTTGTACATatatcttcaattttttttttgaaaagccGCCTTGTGATAATGTGAATTTGGTATTCGCCCCTGccttttatattatgatccaaaaagtGAATACATAAAGAAGAGAGACGTAAAACTATGAAGAATAGTTAGTTAGTAGTTAGTGATGGGTCCCAGTTGACCATGGTTAGGTTGTTAGAACTATAGTTAATTGTTACAACTATAGTTAAGTTAGaggtatatattttgtaattacTTTCATTTTGACATATACAAAatcattttccttcttctctGTAATCGCCTTCTTCCTCTCTTCATTATCAACCATGGCTGAGCTTCGATTGAGATTGCATGGATAAATCTGAGGTGTGAACTCAGATTTATCAagctcacatggtatcagagcagtgaAAGATCTAAATTTCCACAAATTCTAGTTCGATCAACAGTAATTTCTCATCGTCTTCCTCACGAAGCTCGACCAACGACCGTCAATGGCGACTGATAAAATCGATCACACGCATCCTTTGTTCGTACATCCTTTAGATACTCCTAGCTCGATTTTGATTCCTGTAAAGCTCACAAGATCAAAAAATTATGGATTATGGCGTCGATCAATGCGAATTGCACTGCAAGCTAAGAGGAAGCTAGGGTTTGTGCTAGGGACATGCAAACAGGACTCACTCGAGCTTGCATTACATGAAGATTAGGAAACATGCAATGCAATTGTGCTATCCTGGATCATGAACACAGTTTCTACGGAATTACTTAGCGGAATTGTGTATGCATCTGACGCGCATTTGGTTTGGGAGGATCTGAGAGAAAGGTTTGACAAAGTGAATCGTGTGAGAATTTTTCAATTGCACAAGGAGATAGCCACTATTTCATAGGGAACAGATTCTGTATCTGCATATTTCACAAAGCTCAAAGAGCTATGGGCTGAGTATGATGCAATGGTGCCTATTCCTAATTCGAAGGAATATGTTGAGCACCTTCAACAACAAAGGTTGATGCAGTTTCTAAGTGAACTTAATGAGACTTATGATCAGGCAAGACGACAAATTCTGATGAAGACTATAGAGCCAACTCTGAATCAagcttatgctttgataattGAAGATGAAAACCAGAATTCTAATTCAACTGTAGGAAATAAGGGAGATCCTATTGCTATGCAAGCAGGTAAAATACAACCAAGAATGCAAATCAACAGATATAAGGGAAAGAAGTCATTTGTGAAGTGTGAATATTGCAATAAGCCGAGCCATTCTAAGAAAAACTGCTACAAACTTGTTGGATAtccaaatgatttcaaaaataggaaAACATATGCAGCTAACATAATAACTGGAGTTTTTGGAAATGATAAACCAATACAGGAATGTGAAGGGAAAGGCAGCAATGATGCATTGAAGACAGGGCCATACTTCACTTAAGATCAGTACAGGCAGATCCTAAGCATGTTGAACAAGGAGACTCGTGAATGTCAAGCCAACATGGCAGGTATGGTTACTTCCTTAATGACAAACTTCCCTTGTACAGAATGGATAATTGATTCTGGAGCTACACATCATATTGCTGGTGAATTAGAGGCATTAGTAGTCAAAGATAAAGTGAATACACATAGCAATGAACATGTTCATTTACCCACAAGAGAAAAGGCTATTGTTTCACACATTGGTAAAGGAATAATTCTTGATAAAATGGAATTGGATGATGTGTTGTTTGTACCTGAGTTCAAATTTAACCTTTTGTCAGTTTCTAAGCTAACTAGGCAACTGTTATGTTCAGTGAATTTCTTTCCTGACTTCTGCCTGTTCTAGGACCTTTACAATGGCAAGGTGAGGGGGATTGGTAGAGAAAAGGGTGGCTTGTACATATAGAAGAAAAGTTTCAAGGGAGACTTGGACAAATTCATCAAGGGAATAAAACAGTTTGCATCCACAAGCACAAAGAAGGATGGGGAAGATGGAGCACTTTGGCACAGAAGATTAGGCCATGCTTCAGTTAGTACTATGAAGAATATAGATTTCTTTCATAATAAAATTGTAGACATAGCAGTAAACAATGACTGCCCTATATGTCCTCTTGCTAAGCAAAGTAGATTAGTGTTTTCTAGGAGTTTGACTACAAGTGAGGAGCCTCTTTCTCTCTTGCATTTGGACGTTTGGGGACCATAtaagtacccaactcatgataGGAAACACTTCTTTCTAACTATTGTTGATGATAATACAAGATATACTTGGATACATTTGCTTCAATTGAAGAGTGATGTTGTTATGGTGCTTAAGAAATTTCTGTCTATGTTGCAAACACAGTTTCAGTCCAAGGTAAAAATGATTAGAACAGACAATGGGATAGAATTCCTTAACAAACACATGATAGAATTGATTAACTCTTATGGGATAATTCATCAGAGCAGTTGTTTATACACTCCACAATAAAATAGAGTGGCGGAGAGGAAACATAGGCATATCCTAGATATAGCAAGAGCAATAAAATTTCAAGCTAATATCCCTACAAGATTCTGGGGTGAGTGTGTTAATGCAGCAGTCTACGTGATAAATAGATTGCCTACTGTTTTGTTAAATGGAAAGTCTCCATATGAAGCTCTATATAACAAATCACCCAGCTTGAGTCATTTGAGGGTGTTTGGATGTCTTTGCTATGCTACTAACATGATCAAAGAAGACAAGTTTTCACCGAGAGCAAGGGCAGCCATATTTCTGGGATATACAGAAACACAGAAGGGATATAGGCTGATGGATTTATCTACTAACTGTTTCTTTGTTTGCAGAGATGTAATATTCAAGGAACATATCTTTCCATTTGACAAGTCAGCCTCTCAAATTCCAATTGTAGGAGAACACAC
The nucleotide sequence above comes from Nicotiana tabacum cultivar K326 chromosome 12, ASM71507v2, whole genome shotgun sequence. Encoded proteins:
- the LOC142167041 gene encoding uncharacterized protein LOC142167041; the protein is MATDKIDHTHPLFVHPLDTPSSILIPVKLTRSKNYGLWRRSMRIALQAKRKLGGIVYASDAHLVWEDLRERFDKVNRGTDSVSAYFTKLKELWAEYDAMVPIPNSKEYVEHLQQQRLMQFLSELNETYDQARRQILMKTIEPTLNQAYALIIEDENQNSNSTVGNKGDPIAMQAGKIQPRMQINRYKGKKSFVKCEYCNKPSHSKKNCYKLVGYPNDFKNRKTYAANIITGVFGNDKPIQECEGKGSNDALKTGPYFT